From Pogona vitticeps strain Pit_001003342236 chromosome ZW-PAR, PviZW2.1, whole genome shotgun sequence, one genomic window encodes:
- the SWI5 gene encoding DNA repair protein SWI5 homolog, whose translation MPKMHCKTHTQQPQPQPQRPLSLSNEKSRLAKGRGSRAISPPLARHLGALDPPENGTPLGAGWEGSPGGRRRRPPPLRRTPTGIQRNCNASFKSPVPSLGASHPPDKDALEQEIEELKKNQLVLDEEIAQLLAEGYSLEELENHIALLHEYNEIKDVGQMLLGRLAVIRGVTTKEIYPEFGLDLND comes from the exons ATGCCCAAAATgcactgcaaaacacacacacaacaaccacaaccacaaccacaacgcCCCCTGTCGCTTTCGAACGAGAAGTCCCGGCttgcaaaaggaagaggaagcaggGCGATATCTCCGCCTCTGGCTCGGCATCTGGGCGCGCTGGATCCCCCAGAAAACGGGACCCCTTTGGGGGCAGGATGGGAAGGGAGCCCGGGAGGGCGGCGGCGGAGACCCCCACCTTTGAGGAG GACACCCACTGGGATCCAGAGAAACTGCAATGCGAGTTTCAAGTCTCCG GTCCCTTCCCTGGGGGCTTCTCATCCTCCTGACAAGGATGCCCTGGAGCAGGAAATTGAAGAGCTAAAGAAAAATCAGCTTGTGCTGGATGAAGAAATAGCACAGTTACTGGCTGA AGGATACAGCCTGGAGGAATTAGAAAACCACATCGCTTTGCTCCATGAATACAATGAGATAAAAGACGTGGGGCAGATGCTTCTAGGAAGACTGG CCGTGATCAGAGGAGTCACCACAAAGGAGATATACCCTGAATTCGGCCTGGACCTGAACGACTAG